One Bacteroidota bacterium genomic window carries:
- a CDS encoding PAS domain S-box protein — MSFTATNHEDQRYSWLAERNGIAVAGINSQLVFTLNTHAQIIFGLTAPEATFEAISEKITAPEDFKKYLQELSEASKEFQLDIHFKGIKKKYHVTGIKPSGANIADITLQPLDSDHHNAEYLCQYATNSKDVFAFWDMDQQLIYVSNNFEVLFERSRKELNGNPFAEMRWIHPDDKASLPSMDQDRELSLEFRLEMPDGSYKWIWHQRKPLFQKDASIFRYLGVYSDISARKNVELEMQNNHQLERLVLEISSRFISMPFNTTDENIQQALKEICEFTETNSAHIYLYNTQYDTIILTHYYSDTNQAINQFQNIPFSTENWHFKELSRNRFLKVSQLSSLSNEDPIRQHCEKVKIGSFIDFALRYQNRIHGFYGLTCIDQGRTWSDYQIQLLQIMSDLFMNALQRREYMSELLDSEQNYREIFNATSEAVIIHHAETGAIEDVNSAMLKMFQLSYENALESTIKDLSADSPEQKAEAAIDLIQKASTKPLVLEWWMKKSNGETFWTEVTLKKAEIHGSLKVIAVVRDISDRHRAEQLIRESEANYRMIIEGQNDLILKLDGYWDISFASPSFEKAFEHSYKKQAINNFISFVLKEETQQVSVALQTLFRAPYTCFFELPAETVNGIRWFAWNFSGISNEAEQKTEFIGVGRDITYQKMVESALRESEERFRSIVQNLSDVVFLLDEAANIRYVTPSCEQYLGLNVEFLLGNNLYSLVHPDDVWLAKENLALHLEGSDYSLPYEIKLMHGKDNWRVFEAKSNNLLKHPSVNSIIFTISDITERKQMEKQVLDAIIKTEEKERERFAKDLHDDLGPLLSSVKMYVGMLKKVEKKEKQDFILANLQEIVKEAIATTKDVSNDLNPHVLNNYGLISALRLFVEKISQQTPIQFIEDIGEARYSAAIELSIYRIAKELINNSLKHAEASQLKLSIHEKGAFLCLDYEDNGKGFPEEMLRTSKPGGMGLSNIISRAKSLNAKHAFHTQINKGFKFEIQVPLTQEQFVLNK; from the coding sequence ATGAGTTTTACCGCAACCAACCATGAAGACCAAAGATATTCCTGGCTTGCCGAGCGCAATGGCATTGCGGTGGCCGGAATAAACAGCCAGCTTGTATTTACCCTCAACACCCATGCGCAAATAATATTTGGCCTTACTGCACCTGAAGCTACTTTCGAAGCTATTTCTGAAAAAATTACAGCACCTGAGGACTTCAAAAAATATCTTCAAGAATTGAGTGAGGCCAGTAAAGAATTCCAACTAGACATTCACTTTAAAGGCATAAAAAAAAAATACCATGTCACGGGAATAAAGCCCAGTGGGGCGAATATTGCCGATATTACCCTTCAGCCTTTAGACTCGGACCATCACAATGCAGAATACCTTTGCCAATATGCCACTAACAGCAAGGATGTGTTTGCATTTTGGGATATGGATCAGCAACTAATTTATGTAAGTAACAATTTTGAAGTGCTTTTCGAACGCAGCCGTAAAGAACTCAATGGTAATCCTTTTGCCGAAATGCGATGGATTCACCCCGACGATAAAGCGAGTCTGCCTTCGATGGATCAAGACAGGGAATTAAGCCTCGAATTCAGACTTGAAATGCCCGATGGCAGCTACAAATGGATCTGGCATCAACGTAAACCCCTTTTCCAGAAAGATGCAAGTATATTTCGCTATCTGGGCGTTTATAGTGACATTTCTGCACGAAAAAATGTGGAGCTTGAAATGCAGAATAACCACCAACTGGAAAGGTTGGTTCTTGAAATTTCGAGCAGGTTTATCAGCATGCCGTTCAACACCACAGATGAAAACATACAACAAGCCCTGAAAGAAATCTGCGAATTTACCGAAACAAATTCTGCCCATATCTACCTTTATAATACACAGTATGATACTATTATACTAACACATTACTACTCTGATACCAATCAAGCAATCAATCAGTTCCAGAACATACCATTTTCAACAGAAAACTGGCATTTTAAGGAGCTCTCCAGAAACCGTTTTCTTAAAGTGAGCCAGCTTAGCAGTCTGTCGAATGAAGATCCTATTCGTCAGCATTGCGAAAAAGTGAAAATTGGTTCCTTTATCGATTTTGCCCTTCGTTACCAAAACAGAATACATGGATTTTATGGCTTAACCTGCATAGACCAAGGCCGCACCTGGAGCGACTACCAGATTCAGCTTCTTCAAATTATGAGCGATTTGTTTATGAATGCCCTTCAGCGTCGGGAATATATGTCCGAGTTGCTGGACAGCGAACAGAACTACCGCGAAATATTCAATGCCACCAGCGAGGCAGTTATTATACACCATGCCGAAACCGGAGCCATTGAAGATGTTAACTCGGCTATGCTGAAAATGTTTCAATTGAGTTATGAAAATGCCCTGGAATCAACTATCAAGGATTTAAGCGCTGATTCTCCTGAACAAAAAGCCGAAGCTGCAATCGATCTTATTCAAAAAGCAAGTACTAAACCCTTGGTTTTAGAATGGTGGATGAAAAAATCCAATGGTGAAACTTTCTGGACAGAGGTGACCCTGAAAAAAGCCGAGATACATGGCAGCCTTAAAGTTATTGCTGTGGTGCGCGATATATCCGATCGACACAGAGCAGAGCAGCTTATACGCGAAAGCGAAGCCAACTACCGCATGATTATTGAAGGACAAAACGATCTTATTCTAAAGCTCGACGGCTATTGGGATATTTCATTTGCCAGTCCATCCTTCGAAAAAGCGTTTGAGCATAGTTATAAAAAACAGGCAATAAATAATTTTATATCCTTTGTTTTAAAGGAAGAAACCCAACAAGTATCGGTTGCACTGCAGACCCTTTTTCGTGCACCTTACACCTGCTTTTTCGAACTACCGGCAGAAACGGTAAATGGCATCCGCTGGTTTGCCTGGAATTTTTCAGGTATTAGCAACGAGGCCGAACAAAAAACTGAATTTATTGGGGTTGGGCGCGACATTACTTACCAGAAAATGGTAGAGAGTGCGCTACGCGAAAGCGAAGAGCGTTTCCGCTCCATTGTTCAGAATCTTTCCGACGTAGTATTTCTGCTCGACGAAGCAGCCAATATACGCTATGTTACCCCTTCCTGCGAACAATACCTCGGCTTGAATGTAGAATTTCTACTGGGCAACAACTTGTATAGTCTTGTGCACCCTGACGATGTATGGCTTGCGAAAGAAAATCTGGCTTTGCACCTCGAGGGATCTGACTATAGTTTGCCATACGAAATTAAGCTGATGCACGGCAAAGACAACTGGCGTGTTTTTGAAGCCAAATCGAATAACTTACTTAAACATCCGTCGGTAAACAGTATCATTTTTACCATTAGCGATATAACCGAGCGAAAGCAAATGGAAAAACAGGTGCTGGATGCCATCATTAAAACCGAAGAAAAGGAGCGTGAGCGCTTTGCTAAAGACCTGCACGACGATCTGGGTCCCTTGCTTTCGAGTGTAAAAATGTATGTGGGCATGCTAAAAAAAGTTGAAAAGAAAGAAAAACAGGATTTTATTCTCGCTAACCTGCAGGAAATTGTAAAAGAGGCGATCGCCACAACAAAAGACGTCTCAAACGACCTGAATCCTCACGTACTGAATAATTATGGTTTAATTTCAGCCTTGAGGCTTTTTGTCGAAAAGATTTCGCAGCAAACGCCTATACAGTTTATTGAAGATATAGGAGAAGCCCGCTATTCGGCTGCCATTGAACTTTCTATCTACCGTATAGCAAAAGAACTCATCAACAACAGTCTTAAACATGCCGAAGCATCGCAATTAAAACTAAGTATACACGAAAAAGGTGCTTTCCTTTGCCTCGATTACGAAGACAACGGAAAAGGATTTCCGGAAGAAATGTTGAGAACCAGTAAACCAGGAGGTATGGGACTTTCCAACATTATTAGCAGGGCTAAATCGCTCAACGCCAAACATGCTTTTCATACCCAAATCAATAAAGGATTTAAATTCGAAATCCAGGTTCCCCTCACCCAGGAACAATTTGTTTTGAATAAATAG
- the hemW gene encoding radical SAM family heme chaperone HemW has translation MAGIYLHIPFCRKLCYYCDFHFVATLKYKEPMLKALKREIELRSHEWKDELFQTVYFGGGTPSVLSVEELKSLFVAIEENFQVADDAEITLEANPDDLNGEYLAQLANETPLNRLSIGIQSFSDSDLQFMNRRHTAAEAVQAVINAQQAGFYNLNIDLIYAVPGLSLEQWENNINTFLELKIPHLSAYHLGIEPKTVFDYLRRKNKISAVDEAVSQQHYQLLTNLMCKNHFQHYEISNFALEGYYSKHNNGYWKGHKYIGIGPSAHSYNGFRRSWNVSNNTLYCQSLLEGIGNHVSGETIDETMAYNEYMLTSLRTSQGASFTDIGRVFGAEKLTHTRNILQALAPGGNLILTDSGFSIKEHAWLVSDTLISEFFIT, from the coding sequence ATGGCTGGCATTTATCTCCATATCCCTTTTTGTCGTAAACTGTGCTATTATTGCGATTTTCATTTTGTGGCCACTCTTAAGTATAAAGAGCCCATGCTGAAAGCCTTAAAAAGGGAAATAGAACTGCGCAGCCATGAATGGAAAGATGAGTTGTTTCAAACAGTGTATTTTGGCGGCGGCACACCTTCTGTGCTATCTGTGGAGGAGCTAAAATCTCTTTTTGTTGCAATAGAAGAGAATTTTCAGGTGGCGGATGATGCTGAGATTACACTCGAGGCCAACCCCGACGACCTGAATGGTGAATACTTAGCCCAACTGGCCAATGAAACACCCTTGAACAGACTTAGCATCGGAATACAATCCTTTTCCGATTCTGACCTTCAATTTATGAACCGCAGGCACACGGCAGCAGAAGCCGTACAAGCAGTAATCAATGCACAGCAGGCTGGTTTTTACAACCTCAATATCGATTTAATTTATGCTGTGCCGGGACTTAGTCTGGAACAATGGGAAAACAACATAAACACTTTTCTTGAACTTAAAATTCCTCATTTATCGGCTTATCACCTGGGCATCGAACCTAAGACTGTTTTCGATTACCTGCGCCGGAAAAATAAAATTTCTGCGGTCGATGAGGCTGTGAGTCAGCAACATTATCAATTATTAACCAACCTAATGTGCAAAAATCATTTTCAGCATTACGAAATATCGAATTTTGCCCTGGAGGGTTATTATTCGAAGCATAATAACGGTTACTGGAAGGGGCATAAATACATTGGCATTGGTCCCTCGGCTCATAGTTACAATGGGTTCCGGCGTAGCTGGAATGTTTCGAATAATACGCTTTATTGCCAATCTTTACTCGAAGGAATTGGAAACCATGTATCGGGTGAAACTATTGACGAAACCATGGCCTACAACGAGTACATGCTCACTTCGCTGCGTACCTCACAGGGTGCTTCATTTACAGACATTGGGCGGGTCTTTGGAGCCGAAAAGCTGACCCATACCCGCAATATTCTTCAGGCACTGGCCCCTGGTGGGAATTTAATTCTAACCGATTCAGGCTTTTCAATTAAGGAGCATGCCTGGCTTGTGTCGGACACACTTATTTCAGAATTTTTCATCACCTGA
- a CDS encoding cysteine--tRNA ligase produces the protein MEHTLTLYNTLSRKKELFVPFNPPHVGLYVCGPTVYGEPHLGHVRMALTYDVLYRYLMHLGYKVRYVRNITDVGHLEDELAGEGEDRITKKARLEELEPMEVVQKFKNIFSDIFRLMNILSPGIEPQASGHIIEQQQMIRKIIDRGFAYESDGSVYFDIEAYNKNHHYGKLSGRKVEDMLSNTRQLDGQSDKKSPLDFALWKKAAPEHLMRWPSEWGDGFPGWHLECSAMGTKYLGETFDIHGGGMDLIFPHHECEIAQSVAANGKEHVRYWIHNNMITIKGQKMAKSLNNFITLHELFSGDSKLLEKAYSPNTIRLFVLQAHYRSTVDFSNEALQASEKGCERLMQAMEVLPSVQASAMSTVTVKDAIDAFYAALNDDLNTPIAVAHLFDLVKTINNLKDKRAELNANDLELLKSFYPTALTQVLGLAPDQAGKSKASSEEGLMKLIIELRQNARTNKDFKTSDLIRDRLKENGIVLKDTKEGAIWEKE, from the coding sequence ATGGAACACACACTTACGCTTTATAATACTCTAAGTCGTAAAAAGGAACTTTTTGTTCCCTTCAATCCACCTCATGTTGGCTTGTATGTGTGTGGCCCCACCGTGTATGGCGAACCACACTTGGGGCATGTGCGTATGGCCCTTACTTACGATGTGTTGTATCGTTACCTGATGCATCTGGGTTATAAAGTACGCTATGTGCGCAACATTACCGATGTGGGCCATTTAGAAGACGAATTAGCAGGCGAAGGAGAAGACCGCATTACCAAGAAGGCCCGATTAGAGGAACTGGAACCCATGGAAGTGGTGCAGAAGTTTAAAAATATTTTTAGCGACATTTTTCGCCTGATGAACATTCTTTCGCCTGGCATCGAACCGCAGGCCTCGGGGCACATTATCGAGCAACAACAGATGATTCGGAAAATAATCGACAGGGGCTTTGCCTATGAGTCCGATGGTTCGGTTTATTTCGATATTGAAGCTTACAACAAGAATCATCATTATGGTAAGCTCTCGGGCCGCAAAGTCGAAGATATGCTTTCCAACACCCGGCAGCTCGATGGCCAATCGGACAAGAAAAGCCCGCTTGATTTTGCACTTTGGAAAAAAGCTGCCCCCGAACATCTTATGCGCTGGCCCTCGGAATGGGGCGATGGTTTTCCCGGGTGGCACCTCGAATGTTCAGCTATGGGCACCAAATACCTGGGCGAAACCTTTGATATCCATGGAGGTGGAATGGACCTGATTTTTCCTCACCATGAGTGCGAAATTGCCCAGTCGGTGGCGGCTAATGGCAAAGAACATGTGCGCTATTGGATTCACAACAACATGATTACGATAAAGGGTCAGAAAATGGCCAAATCGCTAAACAATTTCATTACCCTGCACGAACTTTTTTCCGGCGATAGTAAACTACTCGAAAAGGCCTATTCGCCAAATACTATTCGGTTATTTGTCTTACAAGCGCATTACCGCAGCACCGTCGATTTTTCGAACGAAGCCTTGCAGGCATCGGAAAAAGGCTGCGAAAGGCTGATGCAAGCCATGGAAGTACTCCCTTCTGTTCAAGCCTCTGCAATGTCAACAGTAACCGTGAAAGATGCCATCGATGCATTTTATGCTGCCCTCAACGATGACCTGAATACCCCCATTGCAGTGGCCCACCTCTTCGACCTGGTAAAAACCATTAATAACTTAAAGGATAAAAGGGCTGAACTTAACGCCAACGACCTGGAGCTGTTAAAATCTTTTTACCCCACCGCCCTTACCCAGGTTTTGGGCCTTGCCCCGGATCAAGCAGGCAAAAGTAAAGCCTCTTCGGAAGAAGGCCTGATGAAGCTGATTATTGAGTTACGTCAAAATGCCCGCACGAACAAAGATTTTAAAACCTCCGACCTGATACGCGACCGGCTTAAGGAGAATGGAATAGTGTTAAAGGATACCAAGGAAGGCGCCATTTGGGAAAAAGAATAA
- a CDS encoding GDP-L-fucose synthase, translated as MKKDSKIFVAGHRGLVGSAILRTLQKQGYTNLVVRTSKELDLSDQQATAHFFETEKPEYVFLAAAKVGGMMANNTYRGFFIYENIQIQNNVIHYSYKNGVKKLLFLGSSCIYPKECPQPIKEEYLLTNTLEYTNEPYAIAKIAGLKMCESYNIQYGTNFIPVMPTSLYGANDNYNLEKSHVLPALTRKMHLGKCLMKNDWDAIRKDLNQLPIEGVDGKAPEQSIMAVLGKYGISFDGKKTTVSLWGSGKPLREFLNSDDMAEACVFIMEKVDFKDLVESRKKEIGEQEAKEVRNTFLNIGSGKDDTIKDLALMIKDITHFEGDLVWDSTKPDGTYRKLLNVDKLKALGWSPRISLKDGLTENYLNYIK; from the coding sequence ATGAAAAAGGATAGTAAAATATTTGTTGCCGGCCATCGTGGATTGGTGGGCAGCGCCATTCTTCGTACACTTCAGAAACAAGGCTATACCAACCTTGTCGTGCGCACCAGTAAAGAACTCGATTTGTCTGACCAGCAGGCCACTGCCCATTTTTTCGAAACCGAAAAACCTGAATACGTTTTTCTGGCTGCTGCAAAAGTGGGAGGCATGATGGCCAACAATACTTACCGGGGCTTTTTCATCTATGAAAACATACAAATCCAAAACAACGTCATACACTACAGCTATAAGAATGGTGTAAAAAAACTCTTATTTCTGGGAAGCAGTTGCATTTATCCGAAAGAGTGCCCACAGCCTATAAAAGAAGAATACCTGCTTACCAACACCCTCGAATACACCAACGAGCCTTATGCCATTGCAAAAATTGCAGGCCTGAAAATGTGCGAGAGCTATAACATACAATATGGCACTAACTTTATACCTGTGATGCCAACCAGCCTGTATGGCGCCAACGACAATTACAACCTCGAAAAATCGCATGTGCTGCCTGCCCTGACCCGTAAAATGCACTTAGGCAAGTGCCTGATGAAAAACGATTGGGATGCCATTCGAAAAGACCTGAACCAACTGCCCATTGAGGGTGTTGATGGAAAGGCCCCGGAGCAATCAATTATGGCAGTATTGGGAAAATACGGAATAAGCTTCGACGGCAAAAAAACTACCGTAAGCCTATGGGGCAGTGGCAAACCGCTGCGCGAATTCCTGAACTCCGACGACATGGCCGAAGCCTGTGTGTTTATTATGGAAAAGGTCGATTTTAAAGACCTGGTAGAAAGTCGCAAAAAAGAAATAGGCGAACAGGAAGCCAAAGAGGTGCGCAACACCTTTCTGAATATTGGTTCAGGCAAGGACGATACCATCAAAGATCTGGCACTGATGATTAAAGACATTACCCATTTCGAAGGTGACCTGGTATGGGATAGCACCAAACCCGATGGCACTTACCGCAAGCTGTTGAATGTAGATAAATTGAAAGCCCTTGGCTGGTCGCCACGCATTTCGCTGAAAGATGGGCTAACTGAGAACTACCTTAACTACATCAAGTAG
- the gmd gene encoding GDP-mannose 4,6-dehydratase, giving the protein MTKKVALITGVTGQDGAYLAEYLLKKGYIVHGTKRRASSFNTDRIDHLYLDPHTDNLNFKLHYADLTDSTNLIRLIQEIQPDEIYNLAAMSHVAVSFETPEYTANADGIGTLRLLEAVRILGLIEKTRIYQASTSELYGLVQAVPQSETTPFYPRSPYAVAKLYGYWITVNYREAYKMFACNGILFNHESPIRGETFVTRKITRAVARIVLGLEEKFYLGNLSSKRDWGHAKDYVKAMHAILQQDTPEDYVIATGVTTEIREFVRMAFNEVGIELEFKGTGANEKAFVKACRNPEFQLPAGKEVLSVDPRYFRPTEVDLLIGDPSKAKQKLGWEPQYDLPALVKDMVWSDIKLMKKEQYLKDGGYQTLNYFE; this is encoded by the coding sequence ATGACAAAAAAAGTTGCCCTTATAACCGGAGTTACCGGACAAGATGGAGCCTATCTGGCCGAATACTTATTGAAAAAAGGCTATATAGTGCATGGTACCAAGCGCCGTGCCTCGAGCTTCAATACCGACCGTATCGACCACCTTTACCTCGACCCGCATACTGATAATTTAAATTTCAAGTTACACTATGCCGACCTCACCGATTCGACCAACCTCATACGGTTGATACAGGAAATTCAGCCCGACGAAATATACAATCTGGCAGCCATGAGCCATGTGGCTGTAAGTTTCGAAACTCCTGAATATACTGCCAATGCCGATGGTATCGGTACCCTGCGGTTGTTGGAAGCCGTAAGGATTTTGGGATTAATCGAAAAAACCAGAATCTACCAGGCCTCAACAAGCGAACTCTATGGTTTGGTGCAGGCTGTACCACAATCCGAAACAACCCCTTTCTATCCGCGCAGCCCCTATGCAGTGGCCAAACTTTACGGATACTGGATTACCGTGAACTACCGCGAGGCATACAAGATGTTTGCCTGTAACGGCATCTTGTTCAACCACGAGTCTCCTATTCGGGGCGAAACTTTTGTGACCCGCAAAATTACACGTGCGGTAGCCCGCATTGTATTAGGCCTTGAGGAAAAGTTTTACCTTGGTAACCTTTCTTCGAAACGCGACTGGGGCCATGCCAAAGACTACGTAAAAGCCATGCATGCCATTTTGCAGCAAGATACGCCTGAAGATTATGTTATTGCTACTGGAGTAACCACCGAAATACGCGAATTTGTAAGAATGGCCTTTAATGAAGTTGGTATCGAATTGGAATTTAAAGGCACTGGTGCTAACGAAAAAGCTTTCGTAAAAGCTTGTCGCAACCCAGAGTTCCAGCTTCCGGCAGGAAAGGAAGTTCTTTCGGTAGATCCCCGCTATTTCAGGCCCACTGAGGTAGACCTCTTAATCGGAGACCCATCAAAAGCCAAACAAAAACTGGGTTGGGAGCCACAATACGACCTGCCTGCTTTAGTGAAAGACATGGTCTGGAGCGATATCAAGCTAATGAAAAAAGAGCAATACCTGAAAGATGGAGGGTACCAAACCCTTAACTATTTCGAATAA